In one window of Acidobacteriota bacterium DNA:
- a CDS encoding exodeoxyribonuclease III produces the protein MRIATWNINGLRARLDYVFHWLDSRRPDLVGLQELKMHEDLFPHAEFRARGYRAAVHASKAWNGVSILSREPATILQSGLPGQEHLGTRLVSARVTGVTFITVYCPNGKHVGHDDFPRKLFWFDALLSYLEERHQVSESLVLCGDFNICPTPLDTWNEEELGGKIFHTDEERTRFRRLLDWGLVDLYRERFPQERKFSWWDYRYGAFHRNRGLRIDFLLSTPALAKRLRRVEIDRDYRKKKEGMTASDHCPVVADLGAAVSLPPILWASANEGNRAIRKSPFRTGERRFPSRRFFGHRRTRGTGRLGNRPSEQGSGGFPTADSLGIGERRGPGD, from the coding sequence ATGAGGATCGCCACCTGGAACATCAACGGGCTTCGGGCCCGACTCGACTACGTTTTTCACTGGCTCGATTCCCGCCGTCCCGACCTCGTGGGACTGCAGGAGTTGAAGATGCACGAGGACCTCTTCCCTCATGCCGAGTTCCGGGCGCGGGGCTACCGGGCGGCGGTCCATGCGTCCAAGGCCTGGAACGGCGTGTCCATCCTGAGCCGGGAACCAGCCACCATTCTTCAGTCGGGGCTGCCGGGGCAGGAGCACCTGGGCACCCGCCTGGTGAGTGCCCGCGTGACCGGCGTGACCTTCATCACCGTCTACTGTCCAAACGGAAAGCACGTGGGGCACGACGACTTCCCCAGAAAACTCTTCTGGTTCGATGCGCTCCTGTCCTACCTGGAGGAGCGGCACCAGGTTTCCGAGTCCCTGGTCCTGTGCGGCGACTTCAACATCTGTCCCACTCCGCTGGACACCTGGAACGAAGAGGAGCTCGGAGGGAAGATCTTCCACACCGACGAGGAAAGAACCCGGTTCCGGCGATTGCTGGACTGGGGACTGGTGGATCTTTACCGGGAGCGCTTCCCGCAGGAACGGAAATTCTCCTGGTGGGATTACCGGTACGGAGCCTTCCACCGGAACCGGGGGCTCCGAATCGATTTCCTCCTGTCGACCCCGGCGCTGGCCAAACGGCTGCGACGGGTTGAGATCGACCGCGACTACCGGAAGAAGAAAGAGGGCATGACCGCCTCGGACCATTGCCCGGTCGTCGCCGACCTTGGAGCGGCGGTTTCCTTGCCGCCGATTCTTTGGGCATCGGCGAACGAGGGGAACCGGGCGATTAGGAAATCGCCCTTCCGAACAGGGGAGCGGCGGTTTCCCAGCCGCCGATTCTTTGGGCATCGGCGAACGAGGGGAACCGGGCGATTAGGAAATCGCCCTTCCGAACAGGGGAGCGGCGGTTTCCCAACCGCCGATTCTTTGGGCATCGGCGAACGAAGGGGGCCGGGCGATTAG
- a CDS encoding Gfo/Idh/MocA family oxidoreductase: MRRDLGIGITGSGFMGRTHAEAVSAVPGFRLVAVTSGGRAQGLAERFGADLEPDVQRLVRRADVDAVIVTTPHHVHVHDAVACISAGKHVLVEKPLATTVSDCDRMIAAARRRSVTLAVGYHQRFRRNNVEARRLIREGAIGRILTVQATMLTEASLRDGGGWEWWDDPASLGHVLNSAPHGIDLLRWCMGTEVAAVSALSRGFLTRAPVENTTLALLGFHNGALLSLYSTNLMPDPGFPGESFRLRIMGSEGLMDLDPFGDLKLAAGGTWRTVSTQPAARFIAAEVPLSPARLRAYERQLRAFGDAIEGRSSRIGSGRDGRAGVAAVTAMLEASRAGTVIHLPDRSAGSKS; encoded by the coding sequence ATGAGGCGTGATCTCGGAATTGGAATCACCGGCTCGGGATTCATGGGACGGACTCATGCCGAGGCGGTGAGCGCCGTGCCCGGGTTCAGGCTGGTTGCGGTGACCAGCGGCGGCCGTGCGCAAGGTCTGGCCGAACGGTTCGGAGCCGATCTGGAGCCGGATGTGCAACGCCTGGTTCGGCGTGCCGACGTGGACGCCGTCATTGTCACGACTCCCCACCATGTCCACGTCCATGACGCCGTGGCCTGCATCTCCGCGGGAAAGCACGTGCTGGTGGAGAAACCCCTGGCCACCACCGTGTCCGACTGCGACCGCATGATCGCTGCGGCGCGACGGCGTTCCGTGACCTTGGCCGTGGGCTACCATCAACGGTTTCGCAGGAACAACGTGGAGGCCCGGAGGCTGATTCGGGAGGGGGCCATCGGCCGGATCCTGACCGTCCAGGCGACCATGTTGACCGAGGCCTCTCTCCGGGACGGCGGAGGATGGGAATGGTGGGACGATCCTGCCAGCCTGGGCCACGTGCTGAACTCGGCGCCGCACGGCATCGACCTGCTCCGCTGGTGCATGGGGACGGAAGTCGCCGCCGTGAGCGCCCTTTCCCGCGGTTTTCTGACCCGGGCCCCGGTGGAGAACACGACGCTGGCGCTGCTCGGTTTCCACAACGGCGCCCTGCTCAGCCTCTACTCCACCAACCTGATGCCGGACCCGGGATTTCCCGGAGAATCCTTTCGCCTCAGGATCATGGGCTCGGAGGGACTGATGGACCTGGATCCCTTCGGGGACCTGAAACTGGCGGCCGGCGGAACCTGGCGCACCGTCTCCACCCAGCCCGCGGCCCGGTTCATTGCCGCCGAGGTGCCCCTCAGCCCGGCGCGCCTCAGAGCGTACGAGCGCCAACTCCGGGCCTTTGGCGACGCCATCGAAGGCAGGTCCAGCCGGATCGGATCGGGTCGGGACGGGCGCGCCGGCGTGGCGGCCGTCACCGCCATGTTGGAGGCGTCACGAGCCGGGACCGTGATCCACCTTCCGGACCGCAGCGCCGGCAGCAAATCCTGA